TCGCGGTGTGGATGTGGTGTTCGATGGTCTGGGCGGGCCGCAGATGTCGCTGCTCGGCGATGTGCTCGCTCCACGTGGCAGCCTGGTGCTCTATGGCCTGCAAGGGGGTAACCAGACGCCATTCCCGGCCTGTGCGGCGTTTCAGAAGAACATTCAGTTTTTCGTGCACTGCATCGGTAACTTCACCGGCAAGCCGGAACTGGGCATCGTCCAGGATCAGGCTGCACTGCAACGTGCCCTGCGCGACATCAATCAGTTGACCGCGGATCGTGTGCTGCTGCCGCTCAAGACTCGGGTCTTCCCGTTTTCCGAGTTTGTCGAAGCCCACCGCTATATGGACGAATGCCCGTGTCGCGAACGGGTCGCCCTGCAGGTCGAACCGGCCTGAGCCCCTCCCTCTTCAAGAGTCCGTGTGAGCACGGACTCTTTGGCTGGCAGTCACTTCAAAACGAGACGTTCCATCGAGTAGTCGGTGGGCCGGTTTAGCAACTGAACTGGTTTTTGCTCTCGATCTGTATCTTCTAATCGTTATATAAGCCCTGATAATTGAATGATTACTTTCATCTCAAGGAAAGAGTCATGGCCGAGTATCAGGCTGAAACTCCTCAGTGCGCGCTGGCAATATATGCTCAACAAATAATGCGGTGTCGCTCAGTTGTCTTACATTTATTGGCAACTTCTTTCTTTATTTCTTGTGCTCAGTGTCTGTGGGACGCTGTCGGAAATTTCCTAGGAAACCTCCTGAGGGCGCAAGGTGCCTATTCTGGCGGTGGTTGCGGCGATTTTGATCGTCTTGGCGTGACCGTGACACTTAATCGTTTCAAATAATTACATAGAGCTTAAGTGCTAGCATTTGTACAACAATCCGGCACGCCCTTCATAACAGATAACCTGCCGCGCACTGCACCTCATGTTTGCGCGGCATTGAACTTATGAGTCACAGGTAAATAACAATGACCGCTACCCATGATCAGGCAATGAACTATGTTTATCAGCAAATGCTGCAGCGTTTGATGGGTTTTTTCTCTCGTGCCGAGCGCACGGCATTGCAGTTGATGATTCAGCGCCTGGTAGTGTCTGCAGGCGGTATGGAGTGTATCGGCGATTACAAGGTGCTGGCGATCCAGTCCGGATCCCGCGACAGCTGCTATACCCTGGCGTTGCTGCGCGCCGCCCAACTGAGCATCGCCAGCCGGTCACCGGCGACGTTCAAGTTGCGAGTGGCGACTTTGCGCTTGAACGGTGCCACCTCGACAGCCCTGGAAAATATCCATCGTAGCTGCAGTGCGTTGTTCCTTTACGACGATCCCCGGGTCGAAGTGTTGATGGTGGATAATCGCGAAGTACTGCCGTTCAATCACCTGACGCCGATCTCCCAGGCCGGTCGCGAGTCGAATCGCCTCAACCTGCTGATGGTCGGGCACCGTCGTGCCTGGAACGGACCGCTTGATCTATGGGATGACGGGTACCTGGCGACCGGCGAGTTCTACGGACAAATCGCCCGCTGGGACAAGGGTGTCGATGCATTGATCAGCAGCGATACACCTCGTCGGCAGAAGCAATTTATCGAGGGCTTGAACCGTGCAGCGGCCAAGGCCGGGCTAAAGGTACCGAACCGTCATGAAACGGGCTATGAAGGCCTGTTCGCGCGACTCGATGAATTGGGCAGCGATTGCTACCGCGAATTTTATCCTGAGACCGACCAGGCGGCGTGGCGTCCCGCCGATCGTTTTGAAGCGTGTCGCCGCACAACGTTCATCGATATTCACGACATGCTGGTCAGCAACCTGGAAGACCGCTGGCCACTGCTCACCGATTTTCTCCGGTTTCAACCTGACGAGTTGTCGGCTCAGCTTAGCGATAACGACTATGTCAGCTTGCCGATATCCGCGCATCTTGGTGGCTTGCAAGCCTGTTTTATACAGGGTCGCACCTATGAGGCGGGCGTGGCTGAATACCTGCAGCGGGCGCTGGTGATGATGCGTCGTAAACAGCTTCCAGAGCGTTTTTGCGAACAGGCGATGGAAGCCTTCGGCATCCCGATGTCGATGACCGACCAGCGCACATTGGCGACGGCCGAAACACAAAAGAGTCTCGGTTTGAGCGAGGCTCAAATGGTGTGTTTGCTGTTTGCTCCTTTTGTCGATAACGGCGCGGCGCTTGAACATTTTCTTCGTCGGTGCCATCCCGGCATGCTTGTGGCGCTACCGGACTTGCATCGGGCGATGCAGGGCGGACCGGCACCCGAGCAGGTTCTGCAGTGGATGGTCGATGTCAGCGGGTTGCCCGTGAGTCTGATCGGTACGCTTTATCGCATGGGCCCGGTGATGCGGGATGAGGGCAGGGGCCTCGGCTCGGGTGGCGACGTGGGTGTGCCAGCTGAAGTCATGGAGCAAGACAGTGAAACGGCCATGCCTGGCGAATGGTCGACGGGCCGGTGAAAGTGCCAGGGTTGACGGATTCACCAACGGTGCGGCACGACGTTCACAGCCTGTTCGGCCATTACCCATGAAAGGACCACGAGATACCGATTTTGCGTACCAGGCGGTGTACCGTTATCTGATTAACCTGATCAATGAGCCGGGCAGTGATGTGCAAGTGCGCCTGCCATCATTGCGACAGTTGGCACACCGCCTGGGTGTTTCGATTTCGACCATTCAGTACGCCTATTCACTGCTGGAAAAGGAAGGGCGCGTTTATTCAGTCGCCAAGTCTGGCTATTACGCACTCCCTGTATCCTCCATCGGCATGCCCGGCGGCGGTAAGGATCTGCTGGAAACGGTCTATCTCAACGCCAGACGCCCCGGCATGCTGGTGCTGAGCGCTGATGAGCCAGCGTTGTTACAACCTCTGGATAGCCCGTTGCTGTTACTGGAAAGAGAACTGCTGCGCCAGTATCCGCGCCAGCCACAACCCTCTTCGCAACCTTGCGGCGAACTGGAGTTGCGCACAGCCCTCGCGGCGCGCTACACCACTTCACCGACTCGTTGCTGGCATGCCGATGATGTCTACATCGGCGCTGACCTGCGGGGAGTCCTGGAAATATTGATCGCCGTCCTGGGACTCAAAGACGCCGTGGTAGTGGTTGAATCGCCGTGCGACTGGGTGATTCTGCGCCTGCTCCAGGACGCGGACGTACAGGTGATGGAGTTGCCATTGCAAGCCAATGGTGGTCTGGATCTTGAGCGACTGAAGGCACTGCTCGAGACTGAGCGAGTGCGTCTGGTAATGCTTTCATCGGGGCTGAACATGCCGCGGGCCAGTGTGGCGCCTGACAGCAACAGACAATCCACCGCGCAACTGCTGGAACGGCATGGCAGTTGGGTGTTGGAAAACGATTGTTACGGCGAACTCGAATTCGAACCGAACGGCCTGCGGTTCCGCGACTTGCTGGACCCGGATCGGCTGATCGTGTTTTCCACTTTCGAGAAAATCATCGGGTCGGAGGCGCCGTACGGTTACCTGCTTTCGCGACAACTGCGCGCTGAACTGCAACGGCACTTTCTGCTACGCGCTTTTCGTTTGTCGCTCATTCGTCAGAAAGCCATTGCACGGCTGTACAGCAACGGACGCATCGATCAGCACCTGGTCGTGTTGCGTCGTCTGCTCAAGGAACGCATGGTGCAGATGACTCAGTTGCTTGAAGAGCGTCTGCCCGATGCATTGCACTTCGTTGAGCCCCAGGGCGGGGCGACGATCTGGATCCGCTCGTTGCGCCAGGTCGATGTGCATCGAGTGTTTCTACGCCTGCTCAAGCATCAGGTGGTGATTGCGCCAGGAGAACTGTTCAGCTTGCGAGGCCTGCATGGGCAGCATCTGCGCCTGACTCACACCTTTGGTGGCCATCACGATCTCGCCGATGCACTTGGATTGTTAGGGGATGCCTTGCGCCTGGAATCGATCGATTGAGTCCAGGCGCAAAGCTGCGCGAAACCTG
The window above is part of the Pseudomonas sp. B21-048 genome. Proteins encoded here:
- a CDS encoding PLP-dependent aminotransferase family protein yields the protein MKGPRDTDFAYQAVYRYLINLINEPGSDVQVRLPSLRQLAHRLGVSISTIQYAYSLLEKEGRVYSVAKSGYYALPVSSIGMPGGGKDLLETVYLNARRPGMLVLSADEPALLQPLDSPLLLLERELLRQYPRQPQPSSQPCGELELRTALAARYTTSPTRCWHADDVYIGADLRGVLEILIAVLGLKDAVVVVESPCDWVILRLLQDADVQVMELPLQANGGLDLERLKALLETERVRLVMLSSGLNMPRASVAPDSNRQSTAQLLERHGSWVLENDCYGELEFEPNGLRFRDLLDPDRLIVFSTFEKIIGSEAPYGYLLSRQLRAELQRHFLLRAFRLSLIRQKAIARLYSNGRIDQHLVVLRRLLKERMVQMTQLLEERLPDALHFVEPQGGATIWIRSLRQVDVHRVFLRLLKHQVVIAPGELFSLRGLHGQHLRLTHTFGGHHDLADALGLLGDALRLESID